The sequence below is a genomic window from Uranotaenia lowii strain MFRU-FL chromosome 2, ASM2978415v1, whole genome shotgun sequence.
ttgttacaggaccacggctgattccgcccaaaatccagcggtctgattatcttcggcccgatcttcagcggcaatcaccagttggatgaccGAAGTTGCTTCCGGAAGTCTATTGAGCGGTCCAAGAAGAATGCCCTCAGGCCAAAATTTAGGACCGGTTAATTccattatagtgaaccagtgtttgtgttaagtttgttataaaaatgaatttaagatgtaaattgtttctttttattattcaaaattcctaataggaacttctgaacaacagaaaatatttcttccaattggaataaaaggaaaatggttcaatgaaccaatccttttaaatctaaatctaaattacattgtagcaaacgaaaacactttgcatcaaatgaaactgttttttgtttcaaagcattaagattttgactcaaagatttttcaaaagaaaaattctttgaaacaaaggaaaatgtccttgaaccaatggaatttttatttatcccaaaatcaaaggaaaaattcctttgtttttgcggcactttcttttgaaataaaaaatcttttttctgcgtgtatTTCAGTGAggtgattgaaatattttactatCGGAGTTCTTATTCAAGTTAAGTCATTTAGATTTGTAATTTCTTTgcatgtttcataaaaataatggtTCAATACCAAAGAATAAAAGACATCGTTTTCTTCAACAATAACCTTTTTGATCATGACACGAATAGCCTCATAGgtgtaaagtgtcactaataaagacaaaaaaaaacctttttgattTCCGCGAGCATTCACCTTGCTATCCAGGTACATTTTAcctatttattattttccgtgattttttcactaaaaaaaacCGCGCCATCTTTACGTCAAAGTCGACTTTTCTTCACACAGTCAAGAAACGAACCTCATTTTAGAATAGCCGCAAACATATCATAGTGCGTAAATTCGATTTGATGAGTAAATCTTTGACCagcaaactttgaaattttaatacaaattcAGGCAAATTTCACTCATTAATCTCGATTCGGTTGACCCCAGAACTGACTCTTTTATGTCCATCTTGAAGCGCTCCGGAAAGCTGCCAGAAAacgcacgctcttttttttcaactcaaaattaagtagttttggttcaaaacagcacttcggtggcttccctcaactttgagtttgactgggcaatagcaaaactaagttctgataggcatactcaatactaagttcggcagccaaACTCGAAtgtatccttttttttcgagggtagctttttttcagggaattaaaggatgattaaaatttgttgtacccggatgctgctgttccggtacattgcattgcaattacagagcggtggaaagttttgacattcccggtcaaagaaaacttccggatgttacttcccacgggaagtaaacaacatccggaagtttccggacattccaagccgctcaccatatgatgacaatgacggacagaattttacgctgacatggtgaacatgcattcattatgaagttccttcatagtcgtccggtaattgttccggaacgacataattttgcgacgtgttcgttggttgctgttccggttcggactgaactcgctaagtgttttcagtccaacaaagagagttcaatttttagttcataaggtcgaactcagctttgatccctcgccgaaggaaaaaaaaagggatcaattttgagttcgcagttcgaactccgttttgatccatcgcaaggaggaaaaaagggtacttaactttaagttcatagaatcgaactatgttttgaacctcggtcatacttaattttgagttaaaaaaaaagagcgtgcgtCAATCGCGGAAACTTGTTTTGGCTTCCATTTTGCTTTGCTCTACCGTTCGTTCttgcaggttttttttaaccacATTCTTCTGCAAGCAACGGTTGTTTTGGAAACGAGAAGAGcaccaacagaaaaaaaaatcatgactcCAGGGTGATGCGTTTCGTTTCGTGGCCGGTTCGATGTGCGTATTTCGCATTTTCTTTCAAGTTTTAAGTGTGCTAATACGGATGAAAGTGctagattttgatttgaattgattCATGGTTGAATAAAAGTAAAACGTGTGTAAACAAAAGCGATTACGAAGCATAAAACGAGTTTCAAAAGTGGTGGATGATCTACGCCATTTCAAGAAGTCGAGAATCTTCTTGGTTGTGTTCGTTTTGGGAGCATCTTACTACATGGACAAGGAATGGTTAAAGTTTCAAGGTAAACCAAAATCCGGAAGCGATTGATAGAGAAAATTCGGCTTCAATATGACCGACTCCGAAAGTCCTTCGATTACGGATAAAAGTAGCCGAAAGTCGGCTACTTATTCGATTCACTCCCTCGAGGATGTTCCAATAAGGAAAAGTGCAGGTAAGTTGTAATGATAATTGATTgacctttttaacattttttaaaattttcagttcaaatcatCAGAGAGCGCAATGTAGATTTAATCCAGCCAGGCTCGCCTAGTAAGAAAGGGAACATGCAAATCACAAAGTTAGTGCTCAAAGATCCACCCAAAAGTCCCCCTCGCAAGGTGGCTACCCCAATGGTAATAAAGTCCATAAGAACATTTACCAGTTCGGCATTGACCAATGGTAATGGTCTTGCTGGTGAAATTTCTGCAAGCATCACGAAAAGCAATAAAGACGAAGGACCGGAAATGGCGGAAAAACGTGAGAAGTATAAGATAATTCCGCTTCTCGTCCCGGGAAGGTCCCTGGTTGAACAGTTTGAATCTAGGAAAAATGAACGAGTTGAAGTCGGAAACGAGTTTCAAAAGTTTCTGGTTCAAAGTCTCAACCAAAAAAATGCCGTTGTGGTAAGTTGTTCGTTGTGAACTCTCATCAATAATATTACCCATTGATTTTTGCCAACCTGTATACTCTTTCCACCTGATTGGATTTATGTTATCATTCCTACTAAAATAAAACCGTAAATATCTGAATGAATTTTacccaaacaatttttttgaaaaatttagaaaatccacAGAGCAACTATCCAAGTAACCAAAGACTCGGTAacgatttttatcttttttcttctttccagAATGCCATAGAAACTGCAAAAGCTTCAACGGTTTCTCATTCAAGTGAAAACAGCAGCACAAACGAAGTGACCCAGCAGAGTCAAATGGAgccaaaatcattaaaattggcCAACAGTAAACATACATCTTCTGCCACTACAATGACCTCAAGCTCCTCCGATGGTAAAAGCAATACTAATTCCACAGCTTCGGCTCCAGTTGTAACGAAACATACAAATCAATCGGAAAGCAAATCTGACAAAGTTCCGGAAATGCCACTCAAACAGGTGCAGCCGAGGCGTCCTTCCCGCCCTGTTTCGAAAGAAAGCCTGAAACGTGAACCGGAACCAGTGCCGAAGAAGGAAAAGTCCTACGATCCTCAAAAAGCACGAGAGTTTATCAAAGAACAACAGGCCAAGAGGAAACTATTGAAGAAACCTGAACCTACCGCAGCTGACAAAGATGCGATCAAAAAGCGTTTGGATGAATTGCGCAAAAGCACGCAgattttggtaaacaaaaacGTTCAGAAAGCTAGAAAACGATCGCTATCATCGGCGGCTGCTCCATCGACGACGTCTGCCGATAAAGCAAGCCGGAAGTCCTCTGCTAGTGCAGCTCCATTTAAACCGGTTGCCCCAGCTAAACCGCTCCGCAAAACTGTGTCTACTCCCTCTTTGGATTCTGCGATAAAACGAGAACAATCGAATGAACCGTCCAGGCAAACTTCGGCGACAAGCGGACAAAGTAGGAGGCGTTCAGCTTTGTTGAAGGCCGACTTTTCCGAAAAGATGGGTATTATGCGGAAACCCGAAGAGGTCGCATTGGGTGATGTATTGCTAAGTCCCTTGAGAATGAAAACACCTACATCACCGGTGAAACAGCCGAGTATAGTTAGTCCTAAAAAGACCACAATACCAGATAACGACGATAATATTGTTCTCGGGATGGGATGTTCTAAGCAAAACATTGAACGAGAGTTGAAATTAGACGTTCCGAATTTAACTCTTATGCCGGAAGTATTGGTTCAACCACAGGAAGTTCAAAATGATCGAAAAGAGTTTAAAACGATACCACCTTGGCTAAAACACACCCTTTTACAACCGGACCCATATCCATTCATTGTGGCGGTGAGGAAAAAACttgaagcaatcaaacaacTCAACGCAAACGACGTGCCTCAACCTGAAGAATCAATCATCGCTAAAAGCCCTATTCCGAAGGCGCAGGAAATTGCCAATAATCAGAAGTGTGTTCAATACCTGGAAGCCCTTAATTCCGTGCCTTACATCAATAAACCTGCACCAGACGTTAACGAATCTCACAATAAATGCATCTCCTCCATTTCCCTGCAACCTTCGGAATCGAACACAACGTCGGAAATCAGTTCCATCAAATCAGACTTTGTGCTTCCGCTGCCGCCGCTCAGTAGCACCAAAATTGATTCTTCTATTCCAAAAGATTCTAGCAAATATCATCACGATCCGTTTCTTGGACCTATCAGCCCGCTATCAGTCGAtcgtatttcaaatttgaaattgactgTAAGCGGTTCGCAACTCCTGGAACGTTCTGTCAACTTTCACCGTGGCTCGAATCTCCCGGGAGTCGATACCAACCCTGATTGTGTGTCATTTGAAAGCGAAAATATTCGACAGGAACTTCGACCGCATCAGGTTCATTTGAATCAGGCTGAAGAGCGACACCAACTTATAAGAAAGTCAACTGCAAACGGAGGTAACAAATCTAACAAAGAGTTGGAATATCAAAAAATGTTGGAAGCTTTCAACCGCAGTTTGTCACGAGTTATTGAAGTAAATCAACAACTGTATACGGCTCTCCAGAAGCCACCGGATGGCGGACGTGTTAAAATTCGCGACGAAATGACACAAACAACACCGATGAATTCCTTCAAAAACTCTACAGGGACCACTTCCAACTATAGCGAGGACTTCGAACGAACTCAAACTCAACAAACTGAACCATCAACAACTTTACAGCCGTCAACGGAACAAAAAAGCAATGATCAACAGGAAAAATCACCTAACGAGAATTCTTCAACTACGGGAACATCTGATCAAACTACCAGCTCCGAACACAGTCCGGATGGAAGTCCTAGTAAAACTTCCACCAGCGAGTCCCAACTGACCAATTCCAGATCGTTTAGCTTGTCCGATAGCCACAACACAAACCCACCACCCCCAGAGGAATATCTGCCTTCATTTGAAGAAAGTCTTCGACGCTACCAATCGGAACCGCCCAAATCACCCTCACTGCCACAGAATAATACCTCTAGCATCGAGACAGAAATCAGCGAGGAAATTCTTTCCGGTGGATTAAAAGTTCTTAGGGAATCGCACCTTGAGTCGAAAAGTATCGAATCCTTGAAGATGGTTATTTGTGGACCAAATGAAAATCCCGCGGACGATCTAACGGATGCAAACGACCAAAAAGACAGCATCGAATTCATCAAACCGCCTCCCCATGAACTTTCGCAGTCCAGTTCGGAGCAAGACGAAACGGTCACCTCGGAACAAGCGCTACAACAGAAGCCAGTAGCTGGTGAATTAGTTTCGGCTTCATCTTTTGCGATGGATACCACCATGGGCAGCGACATCATGGCCATATTTAACCGAACCGATCTGGAGGTGTCGATCCTGTCCGCGACGATTTCCGAAACCAATGTGAGCTACTCGTCCATTGGATtggtatgtttttatttttcttgaatttaacaaaattaaatttttatatagaggTAAGgaacaaaactaaaattgtCCTTTTTCAGTACGACCAACTGATCCAAAACGAACAATCCAAGGGGGATCAACTGACATCCCGTGcccgaatcaaagaaaaggcACTGATGAATCGTGCCAAGGGTCAGCTGGCATGGTTGGAGCTTCAGAAGCAACGCTATCGGGAACGCGGCATGATGGAACAAATCTCCGTCATCAAGAAGAAACAACGTGCCGTCCTAGTTCGCTTAGAAAAGGAACGTTCCGAATTGAATAAGTAAGATCCATTCTTGATGTAGGTAGTTGTTTGGTAATTCTAAGTTTTGtccaaatatttacagattCAAACAACGCCATCAGCAGTCGCCGAACTCCCATTCTACTTTGGACAAGTTAAACTCGCTACCATCATCCAACGATAGATCCGATCTATCAATAAGGAAATCGAGCAGTTCGGGTTCAGATAGGCGAGTTGCATCGTCTATCGGAAAGCATCAACAGCATCATAGGAGAATAACTACGAGGACCACAACGACGACCACGTTCAATTCACCATTGGCACTGAAAAAATCGGAACAGCAAGTGTCTCAGCTTCAGTTATCGGCAGCAGTGCGAGGGATTGAGCTTGAACCAagtgaaaaacttgaaaagtaAGTATCAAAACGTGTTTTTTgctattataatttaaaattttacatactTTTTTACAGTATACTTCAGCGACGAGAGGAAGAACTCAACAAACGACGCCAACATGTGCAGGCCCTACTTGATTGGCACCAGAAGCTGGACCGGGAAGAGCAGGAGCTATTGGACATCGAACGTAGTTTGTTGCAGTTCAATCAGCGCAAACTAGTGGTGCCTTCGACCACCGCGGTTGAATCGAATGCTGCAATGTTAAACCGGATTCGAAGCATCGATCAGAGCCTCCAGACCCTGCAGGCAATACCGGTGAAAGATTCAGGGGCTCACAGTGGCGGAGGTGATAGTGAAACGACAAGTGGCGATGATAAGGTGCAGGCCTACGGAAACAAGTTAAACCGATTGTGGTACCGGTTGACAGGAATCAAGGAAGCTCGTTATGAGCCAGGTAGAAGTTATAGCTTGACAAAATCTAGCTTGGAGCGGTTGTACGAAGATGCAAAACTTCGCGTTTTGGAAGGCTTCCGTGAGAATCAAGATATGCGAAAGGTTCTTTTGGAGCAATCGGTTGCAGGTTTAAATAGTAGCGATAGTTTTGACAATAACGTGAGCATTAACAGGTCCAAAAATGAAACCGAAGTACATTTGTCGGGTGGAAGCACAAGTGAAACTAGTTCGTTCAAGACAACTGTTGATTCCTACGAGTCGGTTAAGGCGATCGATTCTAAGGATAATCAAGTATCCATTGAAGAACCCGTGAAAGAAGTTTCGGAAGAACTAGTTGAAGATGAAAAGAATAGCGTTATAGACGTGCAAGAAATTATCTCCAGGGTAAGTGACATAACTGAGAATATCAATTGTATTCTTTCTTCGACGACTCATATTGAAGAGCTACTTCAAACTGAGCAAGAAAAACTGGCCACTGATTCAGTTGAGTTCCATACAACTGTGGAAGAGTCGGAGTTGGGATGCCGTGAGCAAATGGCCACTTTCAGCTACACAAGCTCGTTCGATGAGCCAACCCATACCGAATTTGGTAATGAAACTAAGGAAGCGGAAGAATCTCAACCCTTGATAGAAGACATTTCGCTACCACCTTTGATGAATGATTCTTTGCTAAGTGAAGCTAACTCGCAATCAACGGATCGAATTTCGGAAGATATTGTGGACGAAATTTCTTTAGAAGAAATCACTTCGGGTTCTTCATCTGCTTCAACTCCAACCACTGCAGAAGAAACTGAAACGGAACATTATGTTCTGTCGATTGAAAAAGCATCTTCCAACCTTAGTGTACCACAAACATCTGACCTTGAGAAAAGAttaatttgtttgaacgatagcctCGGGGAACTTAACGAAACATTGGAGAGATCTCCTTTAATGCGATCTCCAGAGATACCAAAAGAAGCTAGAAAATTGAGTTCTGAGAGCGATAACGCTTCAGTTTCTAACCCAGAAGATGAGTACTCTTCTGACAAAGATTTTTTAGCCGATGATCGAAAATCTTCCACAGAAAGTGTCGACGGTAATTCTCTTTTAGGCGAAACCCAAAATTCCAAATCCCCCAAACCCGACGATGAAAATGGTAGCGAAGtacagaaaaatgaaattaaaatgcgACACAAAAACGTTAATGAAAATTTCCCCCACATTAATGTAGCATCCACAAGCTCTTCTTCCTCTACCTATCCCTATCTAACGCCTCCAGCTCATGGTCCCAGCACATCCGGGACCGCATCGATCGCCACTAATCGAATGCCAGATATCATTAACGAAGCCGAAGTACTTCGAAGGCAGCAACTTCAGATCGAACAGGAGATTAAACAACTTGAGCAACAAGTTGTATTTTTCCGAGAAATTCCCAACAAGCCACCCCCTCCTTACATTCCGCCTGCTAACGGAAGTCCACTGGCTCTTATTTTCCCATCAGAAGCACGAATCGATGAGCTGATCAATTCTCGTACTCAGTTGTTATTCAACGAACAAACACCACTAGAATCTATCAATTCAGACCATGTCACCAACATCTACGAAAAGCTTATCCTGGATATGTGTACCGAACTGTACTGCGATGTGCGTTCCTCCCCACCGGACGTTTCCTTTCGCACCGTGCAGTACGAAAAACGACCTTTAGCTTTTTTTAACCCGCCCGATCCACTTCGCTGTCTTCAGAATCACATGAAAACCCGAATCAAATGCATTCTCAACGAGGAAAACctgcaacagcagcagcaacaacagcactGTACGCTGCCATATCTGGCCTTTGCAAACGGTGGCGGAGGAGCCGGAAAACGCAAACGGGATCAGGTGGACGAAATCCTTGCCCAGGAAATGTTTGACGAGGAGGCTCGCTGGGTCAACTTcgatcgggaggaaatcgagGTCAAGGAACGAATAGTGGCCGAAATCGCCAAGATGCTGGTGAACGACGCGGTGCAATCGATGGAAGCGGCCTGGCGGGACAAAAACGGTGCCGCCCTCGCTGCTACCTTACTGGAACAAAAGGTACAGCAAAGTGAACTCTAGTTTTGACGGTTGGAGGTCTGCGTGGGGATCGATTTGTTAACACATAAAATTGAATGTGATGACTGAAAGTGCATTTCATTTTTATACTTATGTACTTTGAACTACACCATTCAGGTGTAGACTTTTAAATATTCTGACTGTTGAACAATATTCGTTGCATTTTATACACCTAGGCATCTAAGTATTACTCTAGTACATATATAGAAAGCAATAAGCACTGACATGTGAAAGTAGCATGTCgtgtatttttagattttgctcAATATTTACTCTTAAGTAATTCTTATGAACCGTGAAATGTTGTCgacgattgatttttttttacgccTAGCTGAATAAACACAAGCATGTAAGTAGCTAACATATATTTGAATAAACatatcattaaaaattgaagttGCTATTCACGGTGTTTcgtttaaattacatttgttgGATTTTTTAGGCACTAGAAATGCATTGAATTTTGGGATCTgatggtatttttaaaataaatgttttgggCTTTCActcaaaattatgttgattcacaaatgttttcagcgtcacaaaaaataaacttttactcaaacttaccatttagaaaatcatttttaactatTAGGGAAAACTCCGTGCGACGATGAAAAATTCCTGATgcaatgaatgaatgtgttcattattttttccacaatgccgtttcttttatttttcataagacaTTCTTATGAAAACTGAGAGAATTTCGTAAGactcttaagaaaaaaaatttttcactttaaaaagtggttcataaagCGGGTCatatagactacacaaatggcatGTGCAAATGCGATGATTCCTCGTCGATTGTTTGACTCTAGGCTCGTCCATACACGATATAAACATATTtcgcgcgaacacaaacgattgctggcaaaaatagcaacagcagcaacaaaaaaccacctccaccccggctggaGCTGAGTAAATGGTCTGAGGTTTGTCAAACAGCACCATACTCCATGCCACAGAGGGTTGTTtgcagtgatggtaaatttcgcccttcacgcttgacccgactagttttgtttcatcaaacgactggcactgttctcaattggacggagcctcactactcgcatcgcatgacggataaagcacgacaacaatcaacatttctccatcatcgactggcgaagctcctacacatggtcaaaatttctcctgagagtgactggcaaatctcttcatacttcgatcggctgctgacggcaggtacaacaaattgaacgacttgctggcagagagcaacaatagcaataaaaaactgaaaacgagcttgctggcaggagcaacaataataataaatgcttttcttgttcctcttcggtcgtcttcggcttgctggcaggagcaacaataataataagtgcgtttctttttcgtcatcggtcgtttgaatgcgattgcttgactaggttattattttagcttcaaatgaatggggaatgaatgactggcaaacgaagtgactggtcgttaaggaacagtcaattgagtttgacggaccaagaggctttaCAGTCAcgacagcttcacgcctcatgacgatgacttttgccaagcctggttgtttgtacaaaatatttcgatcccgaccgattttactcaaactgTTTGCGCGCTCATTGAAGCAGTACCATACTCGATGCTAATCATGTTCACAGCGacagaatttcatcgcatttgtgcaaatgttgtgtagtctatggcccactttatgaaaataataataataatttgcctgagtgtacgtGAAAATCCATGTGAGTTTAACGTTTCCTTTTTGTCTGAGTGCctgaatgtagaaaaaaaaaaacagaaaatgggGATACGTTCGTCCGCAGGctgataaactaataaaatatttgttgcTGCAACGGCTAAtaaatttaggctttaagaaaaactttcagtttttgatattgaTCAATTATTTAACATCTTTCGGAAGGAAAATAGAAGACAGGGAATTTCTCTTTCCAACAAACGAAAAACGCTACCACTCGTGCTTATCGCTataatttatacaattttttatttcgtttctgTTACTTGTCCTTAAAGAAATCCATTCAACTatcttttaagaaattattccaCGTATCTGTATGGGAGTACCTTCTCTTCTATTCGGATCACTTATGTAGGTAATTATAATAGCTGGCCTGGCTGTGATTACAACGAATTCAAACTGCCCTctcttttcaaatattttaaaaccgcCTTCTGTTagattggttttatttttattcacaattCAAGTAGTGTTAAGTAGAtctgttttttattgtttattttgccCTATAAGTTGTTTGCTTCTGATGTAACTACTCTACCTAAATGGTTTCGTAGGAAGTGCACTAACTGTTCGAAGTGACTAATTATTCAATACCTGATGCTGTAGTTATTATTCTGTTTCGGCTGTTGGCTGATAATTAAACTTCATAACTTCACGATGAACATGTTTATTTAAGTAAACGTTCTCGTCGGGAGATGTATGATTGAAACAGAACAGTCCGGGTTAC
It includes:
- the LOC129747015 gene encoding uncharacterized protein LOC129747015 — encoded protein: MTDSESPSITDKSSRKSATYSIHSLEDVPIRKSAVQIIRERNVDLIQPGSPSKKGNMQITKLVLKDPPKSPPRKVATPMVIKSIRTFTSSALTNGNGLAGEISASITKSNKDEGPEMAEKREKYKIIPLLVPGRSLVEQFESRKNERVEVGNEFQKFLVQSLNQKNAVVNAIETAKASTVSHSSENSSTNEVTQQSQMEPKSLKLANSKHTSSATTMTSSSSDGKSNTNSTASAPVVTKHTNQSESKSDKVPEMPLKQVQPRRPSRPVSKESLKREPEPVPKKEKSYDPQKAREFIKEQQAKRKLLKKPEPTAADKDAIKKRLDELRKSTQILVNKNVQKARKRSLSSAAAPSTTSADKASRKSSASAAPFKPVAPAKPLRKTVSTPSLDSAIKREQSNEPSRQTSATSGQSRRRSALLKADFSEKMGIMRKPEEVALGDVLLSPLRMKTPTSPVKQPSIVSPKKTTIPDNDDNIVLGMGCSKQNIERELKLDVPNLTLMPEVLVQPQEVQNDRKEFKTIPPWLKHTLLQPDPYPFIVAVRKKLEAIKQLNANDVPQPEESIIAKSPIPKAQEIANNQKCVQYLEALNSVPYINKPAPDVNESHNKCISSISLQPSESNTTSEISSIKSDFVLPLPPLSSTKIDSSIPKDSSKYHHDPFLGPISPLSVDRISNLKLTVSGSQLLERSVNFHRGSNLPGVDTNPDCVSFESENIRQELRPHQVHLNQAEERHQLIRKSTANGGNKSNKELEYQKMLEAFNRSLSRVIEVNQQLYTALQKPPDGGRVKIRDEMTQTTPMNSFKNSTGTTSNYSEDFERTQTQQTEPSTTLQPSTEQKSNDQQEKSPNENSSTTGTSDQTTSSEHSPDGSPSKTSTSESQLTNSRSFSLSDSHNTNPPPPEEYLPSFEESLRRYQSEPPKSPSLPQNNTSSIETEISEEILSGGLKVLRESHLESKSIESLKMVICGPNENPADDLTDANDQKDSIEFIKPPPHELSQSSSEQDETVTSEQALQQKPVAGELVSASSFAMDTTMGSDIMAIFNRTDLEVSILSATISETNVSYSSIGLYDQLIQNEQSKGDQLTSRARIKEKALMNRAKGQLAWLELQKQRYRERGMMEQISVIKKKQRAVLVRLEKERSELNKFKQRHQQSPNSHSTLDKLNSLPSSNDRSDLSIRKSSSSGSDRRVASSIGKHQQHHRRITTRTTTTTTFNSPLALKKSEQQVSQLQLSAAVRGIELEPSEKLENILQRREEELNKRRQHVQALLDWHQKLDREEQELLDIERSLLQFNQRKLVVPSTTAVESNAAMLNRIRSIDQSLQTLQAIPVKDSGAHSGGGDSETTSGDDKVQAYGNKLNRLWYRLTGIKEARYEPGRSYSLTKSSLERLYEDAKLRVLEGFRENQDMRKVLLEQSVAGLNSSDSFDNNVSINRSKNETEVHLSGGSTSETSSFKTTVDSYESVKAIDSKDNQVSIEEPVKEVSEELVEDEKNSVIDVQEIISRVSDITENINCILSSTTHIEELLQTEQEKLATDSVEFHTTVEESELGCREQMATFSYTSSFDEPTHTEFGNETKEAEESQPLIEDISLPPLMNDSLLSEANSQSTDRISEDIVDEISLEEITSGSSSASTPTTAEETETEHYVLSIEKASSNLSVPQTSDLEKRLICLNDSLGELNETLERSPLMRSPEIPKEARKLSSESDNASVSNPEDEYSSDKDFLADDRKSSTESVDGNSLLGETQNSKSPKPDDENGSEVQKNEIKMRHKNVNENFPHINVASTSSSSSTYPYLTPPAHGPSTSGTASIATNRMPDIINEAEVLRRQQLQIEQEIKQLEQQVVFFREIPNKPPPPYIPPANGSPLALIFPSEARIDELINSRTQLLFNEQTPLESINSDHVTNIYEKLILDMCTELYCDVRSSPPDVSFRTVQYEKRPLAFFNPPDPLRCLQNHMKTRIKCILNEENLQQQQQQQHCTLPYLAFANGGGGAGKRKRDQVDEILAQEMFDEEARWVNFDREEIEVKERIVAEIAKMLVNDAVQSMEAAWRDKNGAALAATLLEQKVQQSEL